The segment GCAGTTCAAGGTTTTGGTAATGTTGGAAAGTATACAGTTAAAAATTGTATTAAATTAGGTGCTAAGGTAGTTGCTGTTGCAGAATGGTGCAGAGAAGTTGGAACTTATGTAATTTATAATGAGAACGGACTTGATTTTCAAGCAATGAGCGAGTATATGGAAAAAAATCATAATTTAGTTGAGTTTGAAGGCGCTAAAAAATTATCTATGGAAGAATTCTGGGGATTAGATGTAGATATATTAATACCTGCTGCTCTTGAAAATGCAATTACTGCTAAAGAAGCTAAATTAATAAAAGCTAAGTTAATTTGCGAGGCTGCAAATGGTCCTACAACTCCAGAAGCAGATGACATTATAAATGAAAAAGGAATTACACTTACTCCTGATATATTAACTAATGCTGGTGGAGTTACAGTTTCTTATTTTGAATGGGTTCAAAATTTATATGGATATTATTGGAGTGAAAAGGAAGTAGAAGAAAAAGAAGAAAGAGCTATGGTGGATGCATTTAATTCAATATGGTCAATCAAAGAAGAATATAATGTACCAGTAAGAAAAGCTGCTTATATGCATTCTATTAAGAAAGTCTCCACAGCTATGAAATTAAGAGGATGGTATTAATTTTATAAAATAAAAGTAAAATAAATATTAAGCAGAAAAGAGTGTTAATTTTAAATAAGGATTAATGCTCTTTTTTTATAATCATAAATATAATAAAGTTCTATTGAATAAATCCTTATCTTGTATTAAATTATATATAGTAAGTATTACAATGTAGTAAATACAATCTTAATAAGTAGGTGATGATTTGTCAAAGGTTATAGTAATAGGTGGTGGCCCTGCAGGCATGATGGCTGCTATTACTGCTTCTAAACAAAAAAACAATAAAGTAGTTATATTAGAGAAAAATAATAAGCTTGGTAAAAAATTATTTATTACAGGGAAAGGTCGATGCAATGTTACAAATAACAAGGAAATAAGTGAATTTTTTGAGTTTATCCATACAAATTCAAATTTTCTTTATAGTGCATTATATACCTATACTAATTTAGATACTATAAATTTTTTCGAAAACAATGGTTTAAAGCTAAAAGTAGAAAGAGGGGATAGGATTTTCCCCGATTCAGATAAATCTTCTGATATAATAAAAATTTTCGAAAAAGAATTATATAAAAACCATGTAGAGGTTAAACTTGAAAGTGAAGTAAATAAATTTAACATAAAAAATAGTGCCATTGAAAGTGTAGAATTAAAAAATGGAAATGTAATTAAGGGCGATAGTTTTATTCTTTGTACAGGTGGAAAGTCATATCCTCAAACAGGATCAGATGGCTATGGTTATAGTTTATCAAAAAGTATAGGGCATAATGTGATTATTCCGAAGCCTGCTTTAGTTCCATTAGAATTAAAAGAAGAATATGTTAAAGAACTTCAAGGAATATCATTAAAAAACGTTGAAGTTAAAATTACTGATAATAAAAAGATTTTATACAGCAATTTTGGTGAAATGATCTTTACTCATTTCGGAGTTTCAGGTCCTATAATTCTAACTGGAAGTTCTGTTGTTAATGGAAGAGAAAACTTAAAATTGCATATAAATTTAAAACCAGCTCTAAATTTTTGTGAATTAGATAAAAGGATTCAAAAAGATTTCAAAAAATATTCTAATAAAGATTTTAAAAATTCTTTAGATGATCTTTTGCCTAAAAGACTTATAGAGGTTATAATTCATTTAAGTAATATTGATCCATATAAAAAAGTAAATTTAATTACCAAAGAAGAAAGAAAAATATTGGTAGAATTACTACAAGATTTAACCTTGGATATTAAGGGCACTAGACCTATTGATGAAGCAATTATAACTTCAGGTGGTATTGACGTTAAAGAAATAGATCCATCTACAATGTGTTCTAAATTAATAAGCAATCTATATTTTGCAGGAGAAATAATTGATGTAGATGCAACTACTGGTGGTTTTAATATTCAAATCGCTTTGTCTACAGGATATTTATCTGGTCTTAATGCTTAAGTTAATTTATATAAAATGTTTTTCAAAGTAGAAAGGGGATAGAAAATTGCAAATATCAATAGCTATCGATGGACCTGCAGGTGCTGGAAAAAGTACTATAGCTAAACTACTAGCTGATAAGTATAATCTAATGTATATAAATACTGGGGCAATGTATAGAGTTGTTACATTAAAAGCCATGGAAAACAAAATTTCACCAGAAAATGAGGGTGATCTAATTGAATTAATAAAAAACTTAAATATGTATTTCAATGAAGATAGA is part of the Haloimpatiens sp. FM7315 genome and harbors:
- a CDS encoding NAD(P)/FAD-dependent oxidoreductase; the encoded protein is MSKVIVIGGGPAGMMAAITASKQKNNKVVILEKNNKLGKKLFITGKGRCNVTNNKEISEFFEFIHTNSNFLYSALYTYTNLDTINFFENNGLKLKVERGDRIFPDSDKSSDIIKIFEKELYKNHVEVKLESEVNKFNIKNSAIESVELKNGNVIKGDSFILCTGGKSYPQTGSDGYGYSLSKSIGHNVIIPKPALVPLELKEEYVKELQGISLKNVEVKITDNKKILYSNFGEMIFTHFGVSGPIILTGSSVVNGRENLKLHINLKPALNFCELDKRIQKDFKKYSNKDFKNSLDDLLPKRLIEVIIHLSNIDPYKKVNLITKEERKILVELLQDLTLDIKGTRPIDEAIITSGGIDVKEIDPSTMCSKLISNLYFAGEIIDVDATTGGFNIQIALSTGYLSGLNA